A genomic segment from Luteibacter aegosomatis encodes:
- a CDS encoding threonine aldolase family protein → MVSRREFIQSVPVGALALAAGGTAWAAPTGKPIPVEKVVALAGDGIPSRAIHYPGQLEAALQGDTDIGDAYLHEGAVGKLEARFAAMLGKEDAVFMPTGTMANQVALRILCGERRHLLLQKESHVYRDEEDATPVLSGINPVPLDGGTDEALVASAEAAFNQRGEDPYPVEIGAISIESPVRRLDGSCVDLAVIQRLSELARRNGTGMHLDGARLLLMSGQAGFDPRTYAAPFDTVYVSLYKYLGAPFGAILAGDKARMERARHVRHIFGGTLYHGWPAALPALRHLDGFTERFAKVRAAGEALLKRLDTVPGIRVERVPRASNIAILRLDDSVAAGLGERAHKADIALGGAQDGRLPIAFNETLLRRPVEAIAAVFPA, encoded by the coding sequence ATGGTCAGTCGTCGTGAGTTCATCCAGTCGGTACCGGTGGGCGCGCTCGCGCTTGCCGCGGGCGGTACGGCATGGGCCGCGCCGACGGGCAAGCCGATTCCCGTCGAGAAGGTGGTCGCGCTGGCGGGCGACGGCATCCCGTCGCGGGCCATTCATTACCCTGGGCAACTCGAAGCCGCGCTGCAAGGCGATACCGACATCGGCGACGCCTATCTGCACGAAGGCGCCGTAGGCAAGCTCGAGGCGCGTTTCGCCGCCATGCTGGGCAAGGAGGACGCCGTCTTCATGCCTACCGGCACCATGGCGAACCAGGTAGCCCTACGCATTCTCTGCGGCGAACGTCGCCACCTGCTCCTGCAGAAGGAAAGCCACGTCTACCGTGACGAAGAAGACGCCACGCCGGTACTCAGCGGCATCAATCCCGTGCCGCTCGACGGCGGCACCGACGAGGCCCTGGTCGCGTCCGCGGAAGCGGCGTTCAACCAGCGCGGGGAAGATCCCTATCCCGTGGAGATCGGCGCGATCTCCATCGAAAGCCCGGTGCGCCGCCTCGATGGTTCGTGCGTGGATCTTGCGGTGATCCAGCGCCTGTCGGAGCTGGCCAGGCGCAATGGCACGGGCATGCACCTGGACGGCGCGCGCCTGCTGCTGATGAGCGGGCAGGCGGGTTTCGATCCCCGCACGTATGCGGCGCCGTTCGATACGGTCTACGTATCGCTCTACAAGTACCTGGGCGCGCCGTTCGGCGCGATCCTCGCCGGCGACAAGGCGCGCATGGAGCGTGCCCGCCACGTGCGCCACATCTTCGGCGGCACCCTCTACCACGGCTGGCCCGCCGCGCTTCCCGCGCTACGCCACCTGGACGGCTTCACCGAACGCTTCGCCAAGGTCCGTGCCGCGGGCGAGGCCTTGCTCAAGCGCCTCGATACCGTGCCCGGCATCCGCGTGGAGCGCGTGCCGAGGGCAAGCAACATCGCCATCCTCCGCCTCGACGACAGCGTGGCCGCGGGACTGGGCGAGCGCGCCCACAAGGCCGACATCGCCCTGGGCGGGGCGCAGGACGGCCGACTGCCGATCGCCTTCAACGAGACCCTCCTGCGTCGGCCCGTCGAGGCGATTGCCGCGGTCTTCCCCGCCTGA
- the rne gene encoding ribonuclease E, with translation MKRMLINATQREELRVAIVDGQNLYDLDIEIPSREQKKANIYKGRITRVEPSLEACFVDYGAERHGFLPLKEISRDYFNPNAEGKSNIRELLKEGQEIIVQVEKEERGNKGAALTTFISLAGRYMVLMPNNPRAGGVSRRIEGEDRQALKEAMEHLSVPDEMGLIVRTAGMGRDAEELQWDLDYLLQLWKSISAAANSQKAPFLIYQESKLFIRALRDYLRNDIGEILIDEESLFKDARDFVQQVMPNNLRKLKLYQDPTPLFSRYQIETQIESIFERNVRLPSGGSIVIDQTEALTAIDINSSKATKGSDIEETAFNTNLEAATEIARQLRIRDAGGLIVIDFIDMDSPRHQREVEERLKDALKADRARVQIGRISRFGLLEMSRQRLRPSLGEATQIVCPRCEGHGHIRSVESLALSTLRLIEEHAMKENTGQVLVQAPPSVANFLLNEKRASIVEIELRHSVHVVVVADDKLETPHLEITRIREADMGEHSKPSYERTTPVVATALPKMGQMLGSGEQPLVTGVVPASPAPMRDEVEPTAPAPAAPAKAAPAAPTGGFFSRLFGSLFGGGAQPAPAAAPPAPAKREDTRQGGRNERNGRRGEGRKGGESRQGPSQGQRKDTIQGKPQGQGQQQAKAGNKPQRQAEDKPQRQKGNRPEQDKQDKPQQQAGEGRRQQPRGERAPQGDKTEKLDKTAAAATVAATGAAVTVAAATRAPVEKPVTPAPVVEEKPVSPEAEATETASVDDNLSAASAEGTREAGEGGQRRRRGRRGGRRRRRQEDGTQAGALEGSAGADDLDDEDGDEAPATARDSDSVPPVLDTAEAAKHAFTVDKPSEVATRPAGTTDDDGDGEKVPSALTLPSLPKLPPIPGSVHAAAPVASGEPVATPADAAEVRVTERRQTESDAPLKNAPQAVSVAEAEVELPVVGTSSDATPASVDAPSSVLDAPARGLVDEALAAPVENDSRPPVHDEPAAPAEPVTPTFAPVQAAPTVESTEEPNAPKADAPVAAATAPAHVEPETSTPSDEQTKRKAALDTPDVAATAAPASAEAPDPAASTPKAPEASNVSHVSQPVWAAPAQGDLLTRPRQEPPSHGDESKHDA, from the coding sequence ATGAAGCGTATGTTGATCAACGCGACTCAGCGCGAAGAGTTGCGTGTGGCCATCGTCGATGGCCAGAACCTGTACGACCTCGATATCGAAATCCCTTCGCGGGAACAGAAAAAAGCCAACATCTACAAGGGTCGCATCACCCGCGTAGAGCCCTCCCTGGAAGCGTGCTTCGTCGATTACGGCGCCGAGCGCCACGGCTTCCTTCCGCTGAAGGAAATCTCCCGCGATTACTTCAATCCCAACGCGGAAGGCAAATCCAACATCCGCGAACTCCTGAAGGAAGGCCAGGAGATCATCGTCCAGGTCGAGAAGGAAGAGCGCGGCAACAAGGGCGCGGCCCTCACCACGTTCATCAGCCTGGCCGGCCGCTACATGGTGCTCATGCCCAACAACCCCCGTGCCGGCGGCGTCTCGCGCCGCATCGAGGGTGAAGACCGGCAGGCCCTCAAGGAGGCCATGGAGCACCTCTCGGTGCCCGACGAGATGGGCCTCATCGTGCGCACCGCCGGCATGGGCCGCGACGCCGAAGAGCTTCAATGGGACCTCGACTACCTCCTGCAGCTGTGGAAGTCGATCTCGGCGGCCGCCAACTCGCAGAAGGCGCCGTTCCTGATCTACCAGGAATCCAAGCTCTTCATCCGCGCCCTGCGCGATTACCTGCGCAACGACATCGGCGAGATCCTCATCGACGAGGAGTCCCTCTTCAAGGACGCCCGCGATTTCGTGCAGCAGGTGATGCCCAACAACCTGCGCAAGCTCAAGCTCTACCAGGATCCCACCCCGCTCTTCTCGCGCTACCAGATCGAAACGCAGATCGAGAGCATCTTCGAGCGCAACGTCCGCTTGCCCTCCGGCGGCTCGATCGTCATCGACCAGACCGAAGCCCTGACCGCCATCGACATCAACTCGTCGAAGGCCACCAAGGGCAGCGACATCGAAGAGACGGCGTTCAACACCAACCTCGAAGCCGCCACCGAGATCGCCCGCCAGTTGCGCATCCGCGACGCCGGCGGCCTGATCGTCATCGACTTCATCGACATGGACAGCCCGCGCCACCAGCGCGAGGTCGAGGAGCGCCTGAAGGACGCCCTGAAGGCCGACCGCGCCCGCGTGCAGATCGGCCGCATCTCGCGCTTCGGCCTGCTGGAGATGTCCCGCCAGCGCCTGCGCCCGAGCCTGGGCGAGGCCACGCAGATCGTCTGCCCGCGTTGCGAGGGCCACGGCCACATCCGCAGCGTGGAATCCCTGGCGCTGTCCACGCTGCGCCTGATCGAAGAACACGCGATGAAGGAAAACACCGGGCAGGTCCTGGTGCAGGCGCCGCCGTCGGTCGCCAACTTCCTGCTCAACGAGAAGCGCGCCAGCATCGTCGAGATCGAACTGCGCCACAGCGTCCACGTGGTGGTGGTCGCCGACGACAAGCTCGAAACCCCGCACCTGGAAATCACCCGCATCCGCGAAGCGGACATGGGCGAGCACAGCAAGCCGAGCTACGAGCGCACCACGCCCGTGGTCGCCACGGCATTGCCGAAGATGGGCCAGATGCTCGGCAGCGGCGAACAGCCGCTGGTGACCGGCGTCGTGCCGGCGTCGCCCGCCCCGATGCGCGACGAGGTCGAGCCGACCGCACCGGCGCCGGCTGCCCCGGCCAAGGCGGCGCCCGCCGCGCCCACCGGCGGCTTCTTCTCGCGCCTGTTCGGCAGCCTGTTCGGCGGTGGCGCCCAGCCTGCCCCCGCGGCCGCGCCGCCGGCACCGGCCAAGCGCGAGGACACCCGCCAGGGCGGCCGCAACGAACGCAACGGCCGTCGCGGCGAAGGCCGTAAGGGCGGCGAGTCGCGCCAGGGCCCGTCGCAGGGTCAGCGCAAGGACACTATCCAGGGCAAGCCGCAGGGCCAGGGCCAGCAGCAGGCCAAGGCGGGCAACAAGCCCCAGCGCCAGGCCGAGGACAAGCCCCAGCGGCAGAAGGGCAACCGCCCCGAACAGGACAAGCAGGACAAGCCCCAGCAGCAGGCCGGTGAAGGCCGTCGCCAGCAGCCACGCGGCGAACGCGCACCGCAGGGCGACAAGACCGAAAAGCTGGACAAGACGGCTGCCGCCGCGACCGTGGCCGCTACGGGTGCGGCCGTAACCGTCGCCGCCGCGACGCGCGCGCCGGTCGAGAAGCCCGTCACCCCGGCCCCTGTCGTCGAAGAAAAGCCGGTATCGCCGGAAGCCGAAGCGACCGAGACCGCCTCCGTCGACGACAACCTCTCCGCCGCATCCGCTGAAGGTACGCGCGAAGCGGGCGAAGGCGGTCAGCGCCGCCGTCGCGGACGCCGCGGCGGCCGTCGTCGCCGTCGCCAGGAAGACGGCACCCAGGCCGGCGCCCTCGAGGGTTCGGCCGGTGCCGACGATCTCGACGACGAGGATGGCGACGAGGCCCCGGCCACCGCTCGCGACAGCGACAGCGTGCCGCCGGTGCTGGACACCGCCGAGGCCGCGAAGCATGCCTTCACCGTGGATAAGCCCAGCGAGGTCGCCACGCGCCCCGCCGGCACCACGGACGACGACGGCGACGGTGAAAAGGTGCCTTCGGCGCTTACCCTGCCCTCGCTGCCCAAGCTGCCGCCGATCCCGGGTAGCGTGCACGCCGCCGCGCCGGTCGCCTCGGGTGAACCGGTGGCGACACCGGCCGATGCGGCCGAGGTGCGCGTCACCGAGCGTCGCCAGACCGAGTCGGATGCCCCGCTGAAGAACGCCCCCCAGGCCGTCTCCGTTGCCGAGGCGGAGGTCGAGCTGCCCGTCGTCGGTACGTCGTCGGATGCGACGCCCGCCTCCGTCGACGCGCCCTCGTCGGTGCTCGATGCTCCCGCCCGCGGGCTGGTCGACGAAGCTCTCGCCGCTCCTGTCGAAAACGATAGCCGGCCGCCGGTGCACGACGAACCCGCAGCTCCCGCCGAACCGGTGACACCGACGTTCGCGCCGGTGCAGGCGGCACCCACCGTCGAGTCGACGGAAGAGCCGAACGCGCCGAAGGCCGATGCACCCGTCGCCGCGGCGACCGCGCCCGCCCACGTCGAGCCGGAGACCTCCACGCCGAGCGACGAGCAGACCAAGCGGAAAGCGGCCCTCGACACGCCGGACGTGGCGGCCACCGCGGCACCGGCTTCGGCCGAGGCACCCGATCCGGCCGCCTCCACGCCCAAGGCTCCCGAGGCGTCCAATGTCTCGCACGTGTCGCAGCCCGTATGGGCAGCCCCGGCACAAGGGGATCTGCTCACGCGTCCGCGTCAGGAGCCGCCGTCCCACGGCGACGAGTCGAAACACGACGCCTGA
- a CDS encoding response regulator, giving the protein MINVVLVDDHELVRTGFRMILQQQADFRIRGEAGTAEEGLRLIRAQSPDIALVDVHMPGMSGVELTERVIRAKLRTNIVILTVVDDARFPKRLLDAGALGYLTKGCNAEELLSAVRSVASGRRYLAPTVAQQLALATLDGSDSPFDTLSTREMEVSMMLVRGMPLTSIGERLNLSPKTVSTYKQRLMEKLHVDHVVGLAHLMTVHGLLDTHNHQVGS; this is encoded by the coding sequence ATGATTAACGTAGTATTGGTTGACGACCACGAGTTGGTTCGGACCGGTTTCCGGATGATCCTGCAGCAACAGGCGGATTTCCGGATTCGAGGGGAGGCAGGGACGGCGGAAGAAGGTCTGCGACTCATCAGGGCACAGTCCCCCGACATCGCTCTGGTCGATGTCCACATGCCGGGCATGAGTGGCGTCGAGCTGACGGAGCGGGTCATCCGCGCCAAACTGAGAACCAACATCGTCATCCTCACCGTCGTCGACGACGCACGGTTCCCCAAGCGCCTGCTCGATGCCGGTGCGTTGGGATATCTCACCAAGGGGTGCAATGCGGAGGAACTGCTCAGCGCCGTGCGAAGCGTGGCCAGCGGTCGCCGTTACCTCGCGCCCACGGTGGCGCAGCAACTCGCCTTGGCGACGCTCGACGGCTCGGATTCACCGTTCGATACCCTGTCCACGCGCGAGATGGAGGTGTCGATGATGCTGGTGCGCGGCATGCCGCTCACCTCCATCGGCGAACGTCTCAATCTCAGCCCGAAAACGGTCTCGACCTATAAGCAGCGGCTCATGGAGAAGCTGCACGTCGATCATGTGGTGGGGTTGGCCCATCTGATGACCGTTCACGGGTTGCTCGATACGCATAATCATCAGGTCGGTAGTTGA
- a CDS encoding alpha-galactosidase D: MHDRNASFPSRTRLAIACGLLALATGASAQVNGVAQRPYLGWSSFSQQTIESNFLTQANMIKQSDALKASGLQDHGYTYINLDSGWMGAFDGNGRPIPDPTTFPDIKAMIDHIHANGQKAGIYWIPGVEEPAVQGNYPILGTPYHIQDILALPHRAGNAFGGPGESPYHYKIDFSKPGAQEYMDSVVALFASWGVDFIKLDGVTPGSYSDDLHIDNRDDVAAWSKAIARSGRPIWFTVSWQVDKDYIDVWRTWSNARRIDDDVECESRCATLTNWPRIEKRFRDLPGWQDVTGPSQGWNDLDSLDIGDGALDGLSLDEKRSAFTLWSMANAPLYLGGDLTKLDADGKAIATNDEVIAVNQSGKPAKQLRGGELPVWVSDLGNGRYYVALFNMNATKAVVELPWKDMGITGALRVRDLWSHKELGPSYGNHVTILPGHGTQLLLVQALPGHVAADPSVSHEAETAVLGGTATAYDCVACSGGKKVGGLGLGANNTVTFNDVYAPRDGSYLMRIDSLTQGLRSYLFQVNDGPQQTFNSGGGSFQLPSSSVVPVCLRKGNNRIQFGNAVSYPPDLDRIAISGRGDAPRSDATTYEAESATLGGTVTAGFSNYFSGLAKAGNIGGGSANSVTFTNVSVPREGVYQLEIDYATSGPRGLQMSINGATPQDLALDGSSFDDPVAKVLEVRLLKGRNTIQFGNATGFAPDLDRIVVAPRVVPALLGATSQACPR; this comes from the coding sequence ATGCACGATCGCAACGCTTCGTTTCCGTCACGCACCCGCCTCGCCATCGCCTGCGGGTTGCTAGCCCTCGCCACGGGCGCTTCGGCCCAGGTCAACGGCGTGGCGCAAAGACCGTATCTCGGCTGGAGCAGTTTCAGCCAGCAGACGATCGAGTCCAACTTCCTTACGCAGGCCAACATGATCAAGCAGTCCGACGCGCTCAAGGCGTCGGGCCTGCAGGATCACGGCTATACCTACATCAACCTCGATTCGGGCTGGATGGGCGCGTTCGACGGCAACGGCCGTCCGATCCCCGATCCGACGACGTTCCCCGACATCAAGGCGATGATCGATCACATCCACGCCAACGGACAGAAGGCGGGCATCTATTGGATCCCCGGCGTGGAAGAGCCGGCGGTGCAGGGCAACTATCCCATCCTCGGTACGCCGTACCACATCCAGGACATCCTCGCGTTGCCGCACCGCGCGGGCAATGCCTTCGGCGGCCCGGGCGAATCGCCGTACCACTACAAGATCGATTTCTCCAAGCCGGGCGCGCAGGAGTACATGGATTCGGTAGTGGCGTTGTTCGCATCCTGGGGCGTGGATTTCATCAAGCTCGACGGTGTTACCCCGGGCTCGTACAGCGACGACCTGCACATCGACAACCGCGACGATGTCGCCGCGTGGTCGAAGGCCATCGCGCGCAGCGGCCGGCCCATCTGGTTCACCGTGTCGTGGCAGGTGGACAAGGATTACATTGACGTCTGGCGCACCTGGTCGAACGCGCGCCGCATCGACGACGACGTGGAGTGCGAAAGCCGCTGCGCCACGCTCACCAACTGGCCGCGCATCGAGAAGCGCTTTCGCGATCTTCCCGGCTGGCAGGACGTGACCGGCCCGTCGCAGGGCTGGAACGACCTCGATTCGCTGGACATCGGCGATGGCGCGCTCGACGGCCTGAGCCTCGACGAGAAGCGCTCGGCCTTCACGCTGTGGTCGATGGCCAACGCGCCGCTCTACCTCGGCGGCGACCTCACCAAGCTCGACGCCGACGGCAAGGCCATTGCCACCAACGACGAGGTGATCGCGGTAAACCAGTCGGGCAAGCCGGCGAAACAGCTTCGCGGCGGTGAATTGCCGGTGTGGGTGAGCGATCTCGGCAACGGGCGTTACTACGTGGCGTTGTTCAACATGAACGCGACCAAGGCCGTGGTCGAGCTGCCGTGGAAGGACATGGGCATCACCGGTGCGCTGCGCGTTCGCGACCTGTGGAGCCACAAGGAACTCGGCCCGTCCTACGGCAACCACGTGACCATCCTGCCGGGGCACGGCACGCAACTGCTGCTGGTGCAGGCGCTGCCGGGACACGTGGCGGCCGACCCGTCGGTCAGCCACGAAGCCGAAACCGCGGTGCTGGGCGGCACGGCGACCGCCTACGATTGCGTGGCCTGTTCCGGCGGCAAGAAGGTCGGCGGCCTCGGCTTGGGCGCGAACAATACCGTGACGTTCAACGACGTGTACGCACCGCGCGACGGCTCTTACCTGATGCGCATCGACTCGTTGACGCAAGGCCTGCGTTCGTACCTCTTCCAGGTCAACGATGGCCCGCAGCAGACCTTCAACTCCGGCGGCGGCAGCTTCCAGTTGCCCTCGAGCAGCGTCGTGCCGGTGTGCTTGCGCAAGGGCAACAACCGCATCCAGTTCGGCAACGCGGTGAGCTACCCGCCGGACCTCGATCGCATCGCCATCAGCGGTCGCGGCGATGCGCCGCGTTCGGACGCCACCACCTACGAGGCCGAGTCGGCGACGTTGGGCGGCACGGTCACCGCCGGCTTCAGCAATTACTTCTCGGGTCTGGCCAAGGCCGGCAACATCGGTGGCGGCAGCGCCAATTCGGTCACGTTCACCAACGTCAGCGTGCCGAGGGAGGGCGTCTACCAGCTCGAGATCGACTATGCGACCAGCGGGCCGCGCGGTTTGCAGATGTCGATCAACGGCGCCACGCCGCAAGACCTGGCCCTGGACGGCAGCAGTTTCGACGATCCGGTGGCGAAGGTGCTGGAGGTGCGTTTGCTGAAGGGCCGCAACACGATCCAGTTCGGCAATGCCACCGGTTTCGCGCCCGACCTCGATCGCATCGTGGTTGCTCCGCGCGTGGTGCCTGCGCTGCTGGGGGCGACGTCGCAGGCCTGTCCGAGGTAG
- a CDS encoding alpha-galactosidase, with protein MFRIHASRFALVLAGGAFIAPSAFAASKDVTPRYDAEHKVFRLDAAGVTYAMGVNADGRLQTLYWGARLAQDDPLGPAQIPPQRSSFDPSAAVTRQEYAGWGGAITTTPALKVRFDDGNRDLVLRYDSYRVEGDGLSIRMDDKQAGVEVTLRYTMDAATGIVGRSAHIENKSRQALTVDEAAAATWSLPAGDYSLRYLTGTWAGEWHLQTRAIAPGSTVLESRRGSTGDENNPWFAIGRGGEWNEEHGDVWFGALAWSGSWRIRVDEDILGQVRVTGGFNTFDFGYRLKPGESLNTPIFYAGYTPDGAGEASRLLHRFERNRILPEGPSAKPRPVLYNSWEATEFKVDEAGQEKLAEKAAALGVERFVVDDGWFGARNSDHAGLGDWTVNRTKFPNGLKPLIDKVHGLGMSFGLWVEPEMVNPDSDLYRAHPDWVLNFPGRQRSEGRNQLVLNLARDDVKAYVTDVLDKLLAENDIQFLKWDYNRNWSEPGWPQMSPEDQQKVYVTYVRNLYDIFRRLRQRHPGLEIESCSGGGARVDLGVMALTDEVWPSDNTDPSDRLSIQDGFSQAYAPATMMAWVTGSPNWVNNRTSSLDFRFLSSMQGGLGIGANLLEWTPADGETARHYIAEYKTIRATVQRGDLYRLVSPQNRAPWSATESVSTDGKQVVLFAFQRQGEEARPFPTLRLRGLDPKAHYRLRFIHGKAMPGTPEVASGAYWMQHGLDLMLKGDLVAAGAVFTRES; from the coding sequence ATGTTCCGTATCCATGCATCCCGTTTTGCGCTGGTCCTGGCCGGTGGCGCCTTCATCGCGCCGTCGGCCTTCGCGGCATCGAAAGACGTCACGCCACGCTACGATGCGGAGCACAAGGTATTCCGCCTTGACGCCGCCGGCGTCACCTATGCCATGGGCGTGAACGCCGACGGCCGCCTGCAGACGCTCTACTGGGGTGCCCGGCTGGCACAGGACGATCCGCTCGGCCCGGCACAGATCCCTCCGCAGCGCTCCTCGTTCGATCCCTCCGCCGCCGTCACGCGCCAGGAATACGCAGGGTGGGGCGGCGCGATCACCACCACGCCCGCGTTGAAGGTACGCTTCGACGACGGCAATCGCGACCTCGTGCTCCGCTACGACAGCTATCGCGTGGAAGGCGACGGCCTGTCGATCCGCATGGACGACAAGCAGGCGGGCGTGGAAGTGACGCTGCGCTACACCATGGACGCGGCCACGGGCATCGTCGGCCGCTCCGCGCACATCGAGAACAAGAGCAGGCAGGCGCTCACCGTCGACGAGGCGGCCGCCGCCACCTGGAGCCTTCCCGCGGGCGATTATTCGCTGCGCTATCTCACCGGCACCTGGGCCGGCGAATGGCATCTGCAGACCCGCGCCATCGCGCCGGGTTCCACCGTGCTGGAAAGCCGGCGCGGCAGCACGGGCGACGAGAACAATCCCTGGTTCGCGATCGGCCGCGGCGGTGAATGGAACGAAGAACACGGCGACGTCTGGTTCGGCGCATTGGCGTGGAGCGGCTCGTGGCGCATCCGCGTGGACGAGGACATCCTCGGCCAGGTGCGCGTCACCGGCGGTTTCAATACCTTCGACTTCGGCTATCGCCTGAAACCGGGCGAATCGCTGAACACGCCCATCTTCTACGCCGGTTACACGCCGGACGGCGCGGGCGAGGCCTCGCGCCTGCTGCATCGCTTCGAACGCAACCGCATCCTTCCCGAAGGCCCGTCGGCGAAGCCGCGCCCCGTGCTCTACAACTCGTGGGAGGCCACCGAATTCAAGGTGGACGAGGCGGGACAGGAAAAACTGGCCGAAAAGGCCGCCGCGCTCGGCGTCGAACGCTTCGTGGTCGATGACGGCTGGTTCGGTGCGCGCAACAGCGACCATGCCGGCCTCGGCGACTGGACGGTGAACCGCACGAAGTTCCCGAATGGCCTTAAGCCGCTCATCGACAAGGTGCACGGGCTCGGCATGAGCTTCGGCCTGTGGGTGGAGCCGGAGATGGTCAATCCCGACAGCGACCTCTATCGCGCGCATCCGGATTGGGTGCTCAACTTTCCGGGCCGCCAGCGCAGCGAGGGGCGCAACCAGCTGGTGCTCAACCTCGCGCGCGACGACGTGAAGGCCTACGTGACCGACGTGCTCGACAAGTTGCTCGCCGAGAACGACATCCAGTTCCTGAAATGGGACTACAACCGCAACTGGTCCGAGCCGGGCTGGCCACAGATGTCGCCGGAAGATCAGCAGAAGGTCTACGTGACCTACGTGCGCAATCTCTACGACATCTTCCGCCGCCTGCGCCAGCGTCATCCGGGGCTGGAGATCGAATCGTGCTCCGGCGGCGGCGCGCGCGTCGACCTGGGCGTGATGGCGCTGACCGACGAGGTGTGGCCGTCGGACAATACGGATCCGTCCGATCGCCTCTCCATCCAGGACGGCTTCAGCCAGGCCTATGCGCCGGCGACGATGATGGCCTGGGTCACCGGCTCGCCCAATTGGGTGAACAACCGCACCAGTTCGCTGGATTTCCGTTTCCTTTCCTCGATGCAGGGTGGCCTGGGTATCGGCGCGAACCTGCTGGAGTGGACGCCGGCGGATGGAGAGACGGCGCGCCATTACATCGCCGAGTACAAGACCATTCGCGCCACCGTGCAGCGTGGCGACCTCTATCGCCTGGTGTCGCCGCAGAACAGGGCGCCATGGTCGGCCACCGAGTCGGTGTCGACCGACGGCAAGCAGGTCGTGCTGTTCGCGTTCCAGCGGCAGGGTGAGGAAGCACGTCCCTTCCCGACGCTGCGTTTGCGCGGACTCGATCCGAAAGCGCATTACCGCCTGCGTTTCATCCATGGCAAGGCGATGCCCGGCACGCCCGAGGTGGCGAGCGGTGCCTATTGGATGCAGCACGGCCTGGACCTGATGTTGAAGGGCGATCTCGTGGCGGCGGGCGCGGTGTTCACGCGCGAGTCCTGA
- a CDS encoding RluA family pseudouridine synthase: MTLLKGVPRSLVYRILRTGQVRINGKRAKPETRLAAGDMLRIPPVRVAEREEGVAPAGMVRAVVDSVIFEDRHFLVIDKPVGIAAHGGSGVSHGAIELLRAARPNDGLELVHRLDRDTSGVLVLSKSRSGLTGLQALIRDNEVTKQYLCLMTGTPRKAKFDVNAPLLKSVMQGGERMVRVDDAGKPSLTFFQEVEQYPGCRLMQATLGTGRTHQIRVHAQYVGHPLAGDPKYGDEEANKRFRAKGLKRMFLHASRMSFDLDGRNYDFSAPLPDELKAFLDNLRG; this comes from the coding sequence ATGACCCTGCTCAAGGGCGTGCCACGCAGCCTCGTCTACCGCATCCTGCGCACCGGCCAGGTGCGCATCAACGGCAAGCGGGCCAAGCCCGAGACCCGCCTGGCGGCCGGCGATATGTTGCGGATCCCCCCGGTTCGCGTGGCGGAGCGGGAAGAGGGCGTGGCGCCCGCCGGCATGGTCAGGGCGGTGGTCGATTCGGTCATCTTCGAGGACCGGCATTTCCTCGTGATCGACAAGCCGGTGGGCATCGCCGCCCATGGGGGGAGCGGGGTCAGCCATGGCGCCATCGAGCTGCTCCGGGCCGCCCGGCCCAACGACGGCCTGGAACTGGTGCATCGACTGGACCGCGATACCAGCGGCGTCCTGGTGCTGTCCAAATCCCGTTCGGGCCTCACCGGGCTGCAGGCGCTGATCCGCGACAACGAAGTCACCAAACAATACCTCTGCCTCATGACCGGCACGCCGCGCAAGGCGAAGTTCGATGTGAACGCGCCGCTCCTGAAATCGGTGATGCAGGGTGGGGAGCGCATGGTCAGGGTGGACGACGCGGGCAAGCCCTCGCTCACGTTCTTCCAGGAAGTGGAGCAGTACCCTGGCTGTCGCCTGATGCAGGCCACCCTCGGCACGGGCCGCACGCACCAGATACGCGTGCATGCGCAGTACGTCGGCCATCCCCTGGCGGGCGATCCCAAGTACGGCGACGAGGAAGCCAACAAGCGGTTCCGGGCGAAGGGATTGAAGCGGATGTTCCTGCACGCGTCGCGGATGAGCTTCGACCTGGATGGTCGGAATTACGACTTTTCAGCGCCGTTGCCGGATGAATTGAAGGCGTTCCTGGATAATCTGCGAGGTTGA